Proteins encoded together in one Gemmatimonadetes bacterium T265 window:
- a CDS encoding glycosyl transferase, whose product MTARERFRRRLSRRFNRVLFRVYRLVLPTTAPRGPLPPASLRRILVHPNEALGDLLVTTPVLSYLRAVAPQARIDVLATGRNAALLEGDPRVDRVVPFAARGWRMLPAVPVLRRERYDLIVVCVFGKHIPEGWIAGLAARRHTARATVYRPPQYRGFWTHLGRVPGYDRRTMPERFLHVVQHAVYDGTPPAFPETDRYPLSVAVPPDAAARVDAFVRTLPPGPFVAVNCWSTIPNRSMQDGQAGEILAALAAAHPELAFVLTPHPRADADAVVRTTHAAARRLGFADPRLFVFPPSPRLVDLAALVARAAIVLTPDTANVHLASAVGTPVVALYRALSDGKPNPWRPFGVAHRVVALPTTRPVGEIPPAMVTEAFASLWAEVDDPTTPRGAAQPAGARGAAR is encoded by the coding sequence ATGACCGCCCGCGAGCGCTTCCGCCGCCGGCTGAGCCGCCGCTTCAACCGCGTGCTCTTCCGCGTCTACCGCCTCGTCCTCCCGACCACGGCCCCGCGCGGCCCACTCCCCCCCGCGTCGCTCCGCCGCATCCTCGTCCACCCCAACGAGGCACTCGGCGACCTGTTAGTCACCACGCCGGTGCTCTCGTACCTGCGCGCCGTCGCGCCGCAGGCGCGCATCGACGTGCTCGCCACCGGGCGCAACGCCGCGCTGCTCGAAGGCGACCCGCGGGTGGACCGGGTCGTGCCGTTCGCGGCGCGCGGCTGGCGCATGCTCCCCGCCGTCCCCGTCCTCCGCCGCGAGCGCTACGACCTCATCGTGGTCTGCGTGTTCGGCAAACACATCCCGGAGGGGTGGATCGCGGGGCTCGCGGCGCGGCGACACACGGCGCGTGCGACGGTCTACCGCCCGCCCCAGTACCGCGGCTTCTGGACCCACCTCGGCCGCGTCCCCGGCTACGACCGGCGCACCATGCCCGAACGCTTCCTGCACGTCGTGCAGCACGCGGTGTACGACGGTACGCCCCCGGCGTTCCCCGAGACGGACCGCTACCCGCTGTCGGTCGCGGTCCCGCCCGACGCCGCGGCGCGGGTGGACGCGTTCGTGCGCACGCTCCCGCCGGGGCCGTTCGTCGCCGTGAACTGCTGGTCGACGATCCCCAACCGCTCGATGCAGGACGGGCAGGCGGGCGAAATCCTCGCCGCCCTCGCGGCGGCGCACCCCGAGCTCGCGTTCGTGCTGACGCCGCACCCGCGCGCCGACGCCGACGCCGTCGTGCGGACGACGCACGCGGCGGCGCGGCGCCTGGGGTTCGCCGACCCGCGGCTCTTCGTCTTTCCGCCGTCGCCGCGGCTGGTCGACCTCGCGGCGCTCGTCGCGCGCGCGGCGATCGTGCTCACGCCCGACACGGCCAACGTCCACCTGGCCTCCGCCGTCGGGACGCCGGTCGTCGCGCTCTACCGCGCCCTCTCGGACGGCAAGCCGAACCCGTGGCGCCCGTTCGGGGTCGCGCATCGTGTGGTCGCGCTGCCGACGACGCGGCCCGTGGGGGAGATCCCGCCGGCGATGGTCACGGAGGCGTTCGCGTCGCTGTGGGCCGAGGTGGACGATCCCACCACCCCCCGCGGCGCGGCGCAGCCCGCGGGGGCCCGGGGCGCCGCGCGCTGA
- the waaC gene encoding heptosyltransferase I: MTGAARLRRRVDRRVYRLLYALERLAFPTDVGPGRLDAGALRRVLVLPNYKVGDLVVATPALAFLRAAAPHARLDVLVSPRNASLLEGDPRVDRVLVHEPLREPWLPVVRRLRRERYDLVVDFVLPHHAREGLISALVAGRRGARVTPFRPTRYWGFFTHRARVPGLERRYMAERLLYAVQAPFGRALPGGPDAAPYPMRLAVAPDAAARAAAFLREAVGGRAFVALNAWASDPVRTLAVAQAAELAAEIARRHPDLAVVFTPPPAAADDARAMADAARLTDGGARVAVLPPSPRLADLVALLARARAVVTPDTANIHLAAAVGRPVVALYTLVATEKIAHWIPSGTPFRAVVVDGPHPLAALDPRRAADALDELLGDAAREAGADRPAPLAAAGA; encoded by the coding sequence ATGACCGGCGCGGCGCGGCTGCGGCGGCGGGTGGACCGGCGCGTGTACCGGCTGCTCTACGCGCTCGAGCGCCTCGCGTTCCCGACCGACGTTGGCCCCGGGCGGCTCGACGCGGGGGCGCTGCGGCGCGTGCTCGTGCTGCCCAACTACAAGGTCGGCGACCTCGTCGTCGCGACGCCGGCGCTCGCCTTCCTCCGCGCGGCCGCGCCTCACGCGCGGCTCGACGTGCTCGTCTCGCCGCGCAACGCGTCGCTCCTGGAGGGCGACCCGCGCGTGGACCGCGTCCTCGTGCACGAGCCGCTCCGCGAGCCGTGGCTCCCCGTCGTGCGCCGGCTGCGGCGCGAGCGCTACGACCTCGTCGTCGACTTCGTGCTGCCGCACCACGCGCGCGAGGGGCTGATCTCGGCGCTCGTCGCGGGGCGGCGGGGCGCGCGCGTGACACCGTTCCGGCCGACGCGCTACTGGGGGTTCTTCACGCACCGGGCGCGCGTCCCGGGGCTGGAGCGGCGCTACATGGCGGAGCGGCTGCTCTACGCGGTGCAGGCGCCGTTCGGGCGGGCGCTGCCGGGCGGCCCGGACGCGGCGCCGTACCCGATGCGGCTGGCCGTCGCCCCCGACGCGGCCGCGCGCGCCGCCGCCTTCCTCCGCGAGGCGGTGGGCGGGCGCGCGTTCGTCGCGCTCAACGCGTGGGCGTCGGACCCGGTGCGCACGCTCGCCGTCGCCCAGGCGGCCGAGCTGGCCGCGGAGATCGCGCGGCGGCACCCCGACCTCGCGGTCGTGTTCACGCCGCCCCCGGCCGCCGCGGACGACGCGCGCGCGATGGCCGACGCGGCGCGCCTAACAGACGGCGGCGCGCGCGTCGCGGTACTCCCGCCGTCGCCGCGGCTCGCCGACCTCGTCGCGCTGCTCGCGCGCGCGCGGGCCGTCGTCACGCCCGACACCGCCAACATCCACCTCGCCGCCGCGGTCGGGCGGCCCGTGGTGGCGCTGTACACCCTGGTCGCGACGGAGAAGATCGCGCACTGGATTCCGTCGGGCACCCCGTTCCGCGCGGTCGTGGTCGACGGGCCGCACCCGCTCGCCGCCCTCGACCCGCGGCGCGCGGCCGACGCGCTCGACGAGCTGTTAGGCGATGCCGCGCGCGAGGCCGGGGCGGACCGTCCGGCGCCCCTCGCCGCCGCCGGCGCGTAA
- the nth_2 gene encoding endonuclease III encodes MPVRRVARKPAAKRAPKRPPKRELPAHAARVWDALAAAHPDAHCELAHRNAFELLCATILSAQCTDKRVNLTTPALFDAYPDARALAAADVADVERLVQPTGFYRNKARSLVGMARGLVARHGGEVPRTMEELVELPGVGRKTANVILGNAYGVNAGVTVDTHVHRLSRRLGLACGDDPVAIEQELIPLFPREDWAMLSHRLIFHGRRVCDARRPRCGACTLAAFCPSAAPENGAPADG; translated from the coding sequence GTGCCGGTTAGGCGGGTGGCCCGGAAGCCCGCCGCGAAGCGGGCGCCGAAACGCCCGCCCAAGCGCGAGCTCCCCGCGCACGCCGCGCGCGTGTGGGACGCGCTCGCCGCCGCGCACCCGGACGCGCACTGCGAACTCGCCCATCGCAACGCGTTCGAGCTGCTCTGCGCGACGATCCTCTCCGCGCAGTGTACCGACAAGCGCGTGAACCTGACGACGCCCGCGCTCTTCGACGCCTACCCCGACGCGCGCGCCCTCGCCGCGGCCGACGTCGCCGACGTCGAGCGCCTCGTGCAGCCGACCGGCTTCTACCGCAACAAGGCGCGCAGCCTGGTGGGGATGGCGCGCGGGCTCGTCGCGCGGCACGGCGGCGAGGTGCCGCGCACCATGGAGGAGCTCGTCGAACTCCCGGGCGTCGGGCGCAAGACCGCGAACGTGATCCTCGGCAACGCGTACGGCGTCAACGCCGGCGTCACGGTCGACACGCACGTACACCGGCTGAGCCGGCGGCTGGGCCTGGCGTGCGGCGACGACCCGGTCGCGATCGAGCAGGAGCTGATTCCGCTCTTCCCGCGCGAGGACTGGGCGATGCTCTCGCACCGACTGATCTTCCACGGGCGGCGCGTGTGCGACGCCCGCCGGCCGCGCTGCGGCGCGTGCACGCTCGCGGCGTTCTGCCCGTCGGCCGCGCCTGAAAACGGCGCCCCGGCCGACGGATGA
- a CDS encoding glycosyl transferase, with amino-acid sequence MRILVSRTDRLGDVALTLPLCGLLQARLGATTVFLGRGYTRPLLDASGAVDEVLDWDAVAGNTFARRRDFLRAARADAVLHVFPRAAIAWGTLAARVPRRVGTTHRWYHWPTCNVLEPLERRASPLHEAQLDVRLARSLLPDADLTLTPAELAPFARLAPRVPVAPALAPLLAPDRFVLVVHPRSSGSAGEWPPDRWRALVTALDPARFRVLVTGSAAEGAAMRGWLEVLPPHAHDLTGRLALAELIAVLGAADGVVAASTGPLHIAALLGRHVLGLYAAVRPVHAGRWGPIGPHAEVIEAGTVEEIAVARVLDRVGRWVG; translated from the coding sequence ATGCGAATTCTCGTCAGCCGGACCGACCGCCTCGGTGACGTCGCCCTCACCCTTCCTCTCTGCGGGCTTCTCCAGGCGCGGCTCGGCGCGACGACCGTCTTCCTGGGCCGCGGCTACACGCGCCCGCTGCTCGACGCGAGCGGAGCGGTCGACGAGGTGCTCGACTGGGACGCCGTCGCCGGCAACACGTTCGCGCGTCGCCGCGACTTCCTCCGGGCGGCGCGGGCGGACGCGGTGCTGCACGTCTTCCCACGTGCGGCGATCGCCTGGGGCACACTCGCGGCGCGGGTCCCGCGCCGGGTGGGAACGACGCACCGCTGGTATCACTGGCCGACGTGCAATGTTCTCGAGCCGTTGGAGCGGCGGGCCTCGCCGCTGCACGAGGCGCAGCTCGACGTGCGGCTGGCGCGGTCGCTGCTGCCCGACGCCGATCTCACGCTCACGCCGGCCGAGCTGGCACCGTTCGCGCGTCTGGCGCCTCGCGTGCCGGTGGCGCCGGCGTTGGCGCCCCTCCTGGCCCCCGACCGCTTCGTCCTGGTCGTGCACCCCCGGTCGTCGGGGAGCGCGGGAGAATGGCCGCCGGACCGGTGGCGCGCGCTGGTCACCGCGCTCGACCCCGCACGGTTCCGCGTGCTCGTCACGGGGTCGGCGGCGGAGGGCGCGGCGATGCGGGGGTGGCTGGAGGTGCTGCCACCGCACGCGCACGACCTCACGGGCCGGCTCGCGCTTGCGGAGCTGATCGCGGTGCTCGGGGCCGCGGACGGCGTGGTGGCCGCGAGCACGGGGCCGCTGCACATCGCCGCGCTGCTCGGGCGGCACGTGTTAGGACTCTACGCCGCGGTACGGCCGGTGCACGCGGGCCGGTGGGGGCCGATCGGTCCGCACGCGGAGGTGATCGAAGCGGGAACGGTCGAGGAGATCGCGGTCGCGCGGGTGCTGGACCGGGTCGGGCGGTGGGTGGGGTAA